A single Arcobacter sp. FWKO B DNA region contains:
- the queF gene encoding preQ(1) synthase produces the protein MKYGELEILNFDVEKDLEIWENVHQKNYTINVTLPEFTALCPRSGYPDFATLYLSYTPDKFVVELKALKLFINTYRNKSISHENVANEIFDTVYNKIKPKWMKLKADFYPRGNVHTVIEIDSNDFK, from the coding sequence ATGAAATATGGTGAATTAGAGATATTAAATTTTGATGTGGAAAAAGATTTAGAAATTTGGGAAAATGTACACCAAAAAAATTATACTATTAATGTAACACTTCCTGAATTTACAGCACTTTGTCCAAGGAGTGGTTATCCTGATTTTGCAACATTATATTTGAGTTATACTCCTGATAAGTTCGTAGTTGAATTAAAAGCTTTGAAGTTATTTATTAATACATATAGAAATAAAAGTATTTCCCATGAAAATGTAGCAAATGAAATATTTGATACAGTTTATAATAAAATAAAACCGAAATGGATGAAATTAAAGGCAGACTTTTACCCAAGAGGTAATGTACATACAGTTAT